CATTCAGAACAGACAAGCCCAGGTACTTGGTTTGAGGGCAGGCAGAGGTGGGGATACCTGGGTGGCAGGTGCTAAAAGCAGTTTTATTTGTGGGGAGGGTTGTTTTAAGAGCATGATGTAAATATTAACTCTTCTCACTGTGGAGACACTGAGCAAATCAGCATTTGCTGGGGAAGGGTAGGCTGTGTTTCTGGTTGTGAAGATTAGCTTGAATGTATATTTGGTCAACAGTGTCCGGCCCCTGGTCCTGAGAGCCGAAGTGCACGGTATTATCGGTTCTTGCTAGAGGGTAGCATAGGGCTTATTCACATGGAGCATCTCTTCTGCAGATTGAGGTGgtaccttctgcttctgccctgaTCATCAAAGCCCTCAAGGAACCACCAAGggacagaaagaagcagaaaaacagTGAGTGGTTTTTTCCCCTGGTAATTTGTGGGTGGTGGTGTGTCCAATGTAATAGACAGCTGTACTTGCTCCCTTTAAGGAAACAGGGATGGCACAGGTGTGTTAAGCTGTTACAGAGCCAGGCACTGCCAACAAGTGCCCTGTGGCTCTGCCCAATCACTGCTGTGGAACAGATCCCCTCAGAACATAGAGGAGGGAACTGTCAAACAGGGTGAAGAAACAGATAACCAGTAATTGGGAAGGGCAGCTTCCTAGCTAGATGACGTATGGACAGCTTTAACCAACCTGTCACTTTTTTCTCTTCAGAACAGTCCCTTCCATGTAAGGTTAGCAAAACTTGATTTTGTGTCTAGCCACCCGCCACTGCACCTGACCAGTTTTCTGTTGGCTGGTGCAATCCAGTGGTGAGCTAAAAATAACCCCAGCTTAGGAAACAGGGTTGTTCTTCATGTGGATGACTCTGTGCCGAAAGCATGGGAACAGGCTAGAAATGGATGAGAGAagatggactgtggtctgccctGGCCTCAGGTGGTAACAAAGCTTttgctcttttctgttttctgcagTTAAGCACAGTGGAAACATCACTTTTGATGAGATCGTCAACATTGCCCGGCAGATGCGGCATCGGTCTCTAGCTAGAGAGCTTTCTGGTAAGAGCAGAACAGTTTGGGGCACCTTAGCTGTAACTTGAGATGTGTTCCTTTAGTGGCCTTTTCCCAATTAGAAGGGGCTTTCTTAACTCTGTAAGACCTGGAATTAGGAGTGTCTTTTGGTTTGAGTCTGGGTATAATGGGATCTGTGGCCAGTTTTGCACTTGGAGATTTTAAATAATACTGAGTGCTGAGTTTTGGATTAGGGGAGCATATTATTCCCGTAATCCATAAAATAGTTACTCCTTATTCCTCTCCTCACCTGTATTCCCTCTGGTATCTGAGAATTGCGAGGGACTGACTTCCCCTCTGACTCCACCTTTTCTTAATGACAGGAACCATTAAAGAGATCCTGGGGACCGCCCAGTCTGTGGGCTGCAATGTTGATGGCCGCCATCCTCATGACATCATAGATGATATCAACAGTGGCGCAGTGGAGTGCCCTGCTGTAAGTCACTTCTGCACTGATATGGTTAAAATTAAGGTGAAGACTGGGGGCGGAGCTAATGTATCCTTTGAGATACTGTAAAGTTCTAGAAATGCTCAATAGTGGGGGATAAAGTTTTTTGTCCTGTTACTGagaagtttcttttttccccccacagagTTAAGAactgcaaaggaaaaaggaaaataaaggatcATTTGACAACCAGTGGACTTTCTGATGTAGCTTCTTCCTTGAGGGGTAGCCTAGTCTTTGTGGTCAAATTGCGGTCATTGGGCCCAAGGTGACAGATGAAGCCACAGTCTGGACAACAGCATTCTGACCTCAAGAAAACACTGTTGGGCAGAAAGGAAACTTGGGAGCTGAACGTACTAGAGAATATGTGTAGAAGGAGCTCTTCCCAAACCACTTTACTCGGTGGGTTGCAGGCCCAGGGCTTTGCTGTCCATCCCAGCACACAGCTGGGGCTCAGAATTACTGATGGGACAACCAAAGAACCTGATGTTTATGGTCCTTGATTGATCTCAAGTTGATGTAAAAGCGAGGTTAAAGtctcccatccctgggttgggaagattccctgcagaaggaaatggcaacccactccagtactcttgccttgaaaattccatgggcagaggagcttggtgcaggctactatctgATTTTCTATCTAGAGCTCCTCACTCACTTGATTTGATATGCAACAAATGAACATCAAACACGTAGGTGCTGAGACAAAAGCTTGAAATACCAACCTGGAAGGGGCTTTCTGGGGAGGAATGACAGCCCTAAGATCTTCATTTCTAGTTGCTTTCCTCTCCCATTTTTGCACTGTGTGCGCTCAGACTcgctgcagccccatggactgtagcctgccaggctcctctgtccataggatctccccatgcaagaatactggagcgggttgccatttccttccccaggggatcttcctgacccagggtttgaacctgggtctccagcattgcaggcagatgctttactgtctgagccaccagggaagcttaggtTTCCAAGAGGGTGTGGAAAACTTTGTTTACTGGAAAGGACCATCTCAGATCTCTGAAGTGATGAAAGGTTCCAGGACATGGGGCAAAGTCATCAAGGAATCAAAGCTGGAGGCCTGGGGTGACAACCATCTCACAGTAGACCACTACTAATCAAGCATCCTTATCAAAAAACACCAGGGAAGCAGCTTATAGCAGCTAGGATCTACACTGCTGGTGTAAAGGACAAAGAAGCAGGCCAACAGGCTAAAGAGCTTGATCCAAGATAACTGGGCTGTCAGGAAGGcgggaaaaggaaaaatgacccACTTTGCTTTGAACCAGGAAAGTATGGCTGCTGTCAGTTGGCCCCAGTCTTGTTAGCCCTCCCTCTAAAGTGAAAGTCATAGAACACGACCATTGTTAACTATACATATTATAACAATATATATTATAGTTAATAGCCTTAGGTCTGTAACATGCTGTGGCTATCTCATTCCAGGTGGAAGAAGATACCTTACCCAGGTGGAAAAAGATAACTTATTTTGTTCTGTACTGGGTAGCCATTtgttctccaaggggtcttcccaacccagggatggaaccctggtctgcATTGTaggggattctttgccagctgagccaccagggaagccctccctccaCAGGGATTCCATTTAAAGGCAGgcaccttgctgagggtgcaccCTCAATTGTGCTTTTCTTGACAGTAAATACTTGCCAGTTCCCTTGAACAGCTCAGA
This region of Ovis canadensis isolate MfBH-ARS-UI-01 breed Bighorn chromosome 3, ARS-UI_OviCan_v2, whole genome shotgun sequence genomic DNA includes:
- the RPL12 gene encoding large ribosomal subunit protein uL11, coding for MPPKFDPNEIKVVYLRCTGGEVGATSALAPKIGPLGLSPKKVGDDIAKATGDWKGLRITVKLTIQNRQAQIEVVPSASALIIKALKEPPRDRKKQKNIKHSGNITFDEIVNIARQMRHRSLARELSGTIKEILGTAQSVGCNVDGRHPHDIIDDINSGAVECPAS